The genomic window gtgtgtgtgtgtgtgtgtgtgtgtgtgtgtgtgtgtgtgtgtgtgtgtgtgtgtgtattggggggagggggcgattgATGTACTGACAAAGGACGGATGGCGAGAGCCGTTCTTTGGTATACATACAGTCATGAAGATGCACGTATCTATATCCATATCTATTTGtgaaagcacatacacacacacacacacacacacacacacacacacacacacacacacacacacacatatagtcacCATTATAATGTAGCTTAACTTCAGTAACATAATCCCGATGCACTAATAATCCTGAGACAATTTCGCCAGGATATCAACAAGCAGCCATTGTCTGACGATCATAAACAAAGATGATTTACCTGGTGGCCTTCAGCGTTTGTGATCGCTCAATTAAGTCTTTAATTTAGCTTCAGTCTTGGAAGGCTCGCGGTGGGGAAAGACCTCTACCGATAAATGGTTCATTTTCTCTTGATTTTCATTACATATTATCTTATCGTATGAGAGGTATGACCCAGTTGGCCTGTGTCAATCTGTGGTCCAGGAGGCTTATCTCAGTCCGTGATCTAGTCGGCCTATGTCAAGCATGAAAATTTGCCTTGGTCTAGAAAGCGTATTTGAAACGCAAGTGTGAGGGAAAGATTGAACTGAGAATAATTCTGAAACTAGAAGTCACTTCGAGGCAAACTGCAGGTCCTGAAGGCAGTTGTGGAGTGGCTCTGGAAGATGGTGTAGTGTTCAACAAGACGCTCTCACATGTTAACCTGTTGTTGGAGGAAATCGAAGTCGTGAGTCCGTGTACACGACTCATATCAACGGGGATGGAAAACAGTGTGTGTTCCTCCCACACCCGCGGCGGGACATGGAAATGTGGTAGGAGTATAGAGTACTAGAAGGGAGGAGACATGGGCTCTCGTATGAAACAAAGCGTCACATCAAACTCGGTAATGATGATCGCGTTCATCTGCTACTCACTTCATGGTAACGATCGGCTGGTTTGTGGAGGACTCGCTTCCTACCACTTCATGAATGATAATCTATTTGGAGATTGGGGTTTGTGGGAGGCTCTGTTTGGAGGTTAGAGGATGTGTAATCTTAGAATGACTATGATAAAGGTATGTAGATGTGATATGTGTTTCCTCTTTGAGCTGGTGTAATTGGCGACGGTTCcttgatgtgtgtgtattttcatcgtaatgtaaccataatgttCAGTGATTTGTAATAACTTCAGTGTCAAAATATAGAGAATCTTGCATTATCATTTGTGACACATTCTCATATACGTCCTGTTTCAAAGTAACAAAggcagaaaagagaaggttatgagttgatctaatacaggtattcaaaatttcCAAAGATTCTGATGTTCTCGATAAAACAAGGCTTCTTAGAGCTAGATTTGTCTAATTTTACTCGTATCAATGGATAAAAactcgtaggtgtgtgtgtgtgtgtgtgtgtgtgtgtgtgtgtgtgtgtgtgtgtgtgtgtgtgtgtgtgtgtgttcatttggtCTGAGCTTGATTCCAGAAGAGGTTGTGACTACAGATgttctcagcagcagcagcgggtgtTTTCTTTGACACATCCGTTTCCCTGATGAAGGTTTGTTTATACTAGATGATGGATGTGCTTGGAAGATATCATCACATGATGTGTTCTTCTGATTAACGAGGTTGTCACCGTTGATTATGACCTCTCTGCTTGTGTAGACATCCCATGTTCTTGTTTCCTCCTAAGGAGAGTGTTGCTTTGTGGCACAAAGAGATTTAGGTTCATTGACGTAAATAATTACTTAACTAATAAAGATCGTGTATAGTAAATCCTGCCCGTATGCATGATCGCCTTCAATACCCGGTCATATTATACGTAACATTTCAAACTCTGGATAACATAAACTGATGGTGAATAAATCAGATCTATCACGTTATAGTTTATTGATTATCATTGAAACAAAGTGTTGTGGGCACTGGAAGCTGGACGGGCAGCCAATGGACGGCTACTGTCTGTCTCTGTTGACGATCATGAACTCTCGTTTACTCTCATTTACTGTCGTCGTCTTCCTAGATAGACTTTTTTTCTCGTTTCCCACAGTTCCTCCAGCTCTCTACTCCCAGACAATCCCACGGCGGCGTTGTTCCTCGGCGGTGGCGATCTGCTCGATGGCGTGGGCGGGGAGTGGGTGGGGCGTGGGGATCAGAGGGGACTCGGCGCGGAAACCGTTCTCGTCAGCGAAGTAACGAACCTCGTTGTAAGTACCATCTGGCGAAGGGAACCtgagggaggtaaaggaagaGGATGATTAAGGATAATCATACACACTTACACCTGTTGTTACATGTACACACTTACACCTGTTGTTACATGTACATACTTACACCTGTTGTTACATGTACACACTTACACCTGTTGTTACATGTACACACTTACACCTGTtgttacacgtacacacacctacTGCTACACGTACACACTCAAACAAAAATGGAAAGGAAACATCATGACATGTATCTAGGTGGCAGATGACAACTCTTTCCATTAGAGAATCTACCATTTGTCTTTTTGTTGATTTTCATCATTGGTTCTATCATACATGACCACTGGTATAGAGACACTGTGGCTATGGATACCATAAAGTACCAATGGAATAATGACGCTATGGATATGACTTTCGCACGTTATGCAGCCTGAATGCGAGGCGAAGCTCTCTCACACCTCCTCACGGATCTGTATTAATGTCGCTCTGATTACCTTTCTCATTAATATCTCGTCCTTGAAGAGCTCATAAGCGACCCAATATATCTCTGGTAATTCATCGGTTACAACAAATATGGATTATCAGGCAGACACTATTCGTAGTGACTCGGATAGGATGATCTGCTGTAGATCTCGTTATTCATATATGTGGAACTGAGGGAAGTGAAGGATATCCCTCATCTTAACGATGCAGAAAGATAATCCACTGAAATATATGTACCGGGGATCAGTGGGTGTTCCTAACTTACTGCCATGAACTTGTCCCCCACACCAGTCTTATGCAGTGCTTCCATGTTCCACATCAGCAGTAACTAAGCACACAACAAGAGCAGTCTACGGCAAGACTTACCTGTAGGAACCTTGCACGTTGCTCTGACCCCTGGAACCTGGGGCACCACCAGCGTTGACGATGATGCCATTCTCAGTCTCGAAGTCGTAGACGAAGTTGCCGTCGCCATAATCTTGGCGGTTGTCACTCAGGATGGCGATGGGTCGGTAGTCTACAGGTCGAGTCACAGTGTTCTGCCTGACGAACTGGCGACCAAACTGCTGGGGAGCGGCGACAGCGAGGGAGGCCAGGCAGGCGAGGATGACCTGGAAAATGACATTGGCATAAATGTTAAGCCAAACAATGTTATGCTGTTCACGATGTTCAGTCTTCCTCCGTATCGTCTACACCACACATGTGTCAtgggtgtggtgcgtgtgtgtgtgttgcttgcacTTACGAGCTTCATGGcgtctgtgtgagggaggtgatgtgtgGACGCCTGCTGTGAGCTGCAGAGAGCTTATATATACCAACTCGAGGTCAGGTTCTGCTTCACTGTAACTGTTACGGCTCATATCCCCGAGGTAAACAAGGTCTTCCTGGATATGTCATGGGTGTGTCTCTCAGGTCAATATGGCGTGACCTGTGGGCGGCAGGCGTTCCCCTGAAACCTGTGATCATGGCACGAGGGATTGACGGCGGTGAATATTTGTCTCAAGATCCGTGATATTGACAGATGTGAacagcaacgagagagagagagagagagagagagagagagagagagagagagagagagagagagagagagagagagagagagagagagagctttgaaaACAATATTACTTACATATacaggatcacaattctgcgcgtgatcaagtatattcctacgagtccacggggaaaataaaactcgataagtttccaagtgcactttcgtgtaataatcacatcatcattttatgatacgcttgttgccagactcgaacgcactcGACCTGCATTCGGGttgtcgcttgtttaccaaatggcgtcctagctacgtctcttcgttgtatatcaactgcctgttatatttctcttttgtatctcccctgatgtga from Panulirus ornatus isolate Po-2019 chromosome 58, ASM3632096v1, whole genome shotgun sequence includes these protein-coding regions:
- the LOC139766877 gene encoding cuticle protein AM1199-like, giving the protein MKLVILACLASLAVAAPQQFGRQFVRQNTVTRPVDYRPIAILSDNRQDYGDGNFVYDFETENGIIVNAGGAPGSRGQSNVQGSYRFPSPDGTYNEVRYFADENGFRAESPLIPTPHPLPAHAIEQIATAEEQRRRGIVWE